In Elaeis guineensis isolate ETL-2024a chromosome 1, EG11, whole genome shotgun sequence, a genomic segment contains:
- the LOC105039166 gene encoding cyclin-D2-1 isoform X2, translated as MPLPLSDDSGSCCDLLCGEDAGALAYDSPGYSTEPEFPEDSDESIAGFIEGETDYSPRFDYSDRFRSRSLDPFARQESVAWILKVHEYYRFRPLTAYLAVNYVDRFLSSHRLPSNGWALQLLSVACLSLAAKMEETLVPSLLDLQVEGTRFIFEPRTICRMELLVLTALNWRLRSVTPFTFIDFFAYKADPTGTHARYLVSRATHIILAMIHDIDFLNHCPSSIAAAAIICAADETQDLAFVNPGRAASWCIGLTEEAISSCCQLMNRVAIEHKQRKPPMILSQLRVTTPLSMGSGVSSSSSSPPNKRRKLDDNCL; from the exons ATGCCGCTACCCCTCTCCGATGACTCGGGCTCGTGCTGCGACCTCCTATGCGGGGAGGACGCGGGAGCGCTCGCCTATGACTCGCCGGGTTACTCCACCGAGCCCGAGTTCCCGGAGGACTCGGACGAGTCCATCGCCGGGTTCATAGAAGGGGAGACCGACTATTCGCCCCGCTTCGACTACTCGGACCGCTTCCGGTCCCGCTCGCTCGACCCCTTTGCTCGCCAGGAATCCGTCGCCTGGATCCTTAAG GTGCACGAGTACTACCGTTTCCGTCCACTAACGGCGTATCTTGCCGTTAACTATGTGGATCGGTTTCTCTCCTCTCACCGATTGCCG TCAAATGGATGGGCATTGCAACTCTTATCAGTGGCTTGCCTCTCCCTGGCTGCAAAGATGGAGGAAACTCTGGTTCCATCCCTTTTAGACCTTCAG GTTGAGGGTACAAGGTTCATCTTTGAGCCTCGAACAATATGCCGAATGGAGCTTCTTGTCCTCACTGCATTAAACTGGAGGCTACGATCTGTGACACCTTTTACGTTTATTGATTTCTTTGCTTACAAGGCTGATCCCACTGGAACACATGCAAGATATCTGGTTTCACGTGCTACTCACATTATTTTAGCAATGATTCAtg ATATTGACTTCCTGAATCACTGCCCATCATCAATAGCTGCGGCTGCCATAATTTGTGCTGCTGATGAGACACAGGATTTGGCTTTTGTTAATCCTGGACGTGCAGCGTCCTGGTGCATTGGACTGACAGAG GAGGCAATATCTAGTTGCTGCCAGCTAATGAATCGAGTTGCCATCGAGCACAAGCAGAGAAAGCCGCCGATGATCCTCTCGCAGCTCAGGGTAACAACCCCACTTAGCATGGGTTCTGGagtctcctcttcctcttcttccccacCCAATAAAAGGAGGAAGCTGGACGACAATTGCCTATGA
- the LOC105039165 gene encoding protein PLASTID REDOX INSENSITIVE 2, chloroplastic isoform X4: MACFNAPASLSPLLPSLPHHLPSSSLLFTRRRLSSTPPLPSRFHRSFPLISPSLPPFSSLPHSIQLLCRAAEYAEYKFPDPIPEFAEAETSKFRIHMLQRLTKKNEYFGDHVEEIVGICTEDY, translated from the exons ATGGCGTGCTTTAATGCACCGGCTTCGTTatctcctcttctcccttctctcccCCACCACCTCCCTTCCTCATCGTTACTCTTTACCCGTCGTCGCCTATCTTCGACACCACCTCTCCCTTCAAGATTTCATCGCTCTTTCCCACTTATATCACCTTCTCTCCCACCATTCTCATCCCTACCTCATTCAATCCAACTCCTCTGCAGGGCCGCAGAATACGCCGAGTACAAATTCCCCGACCCGATTCCCGAATTCGCCGAAGCT GAGACGAGCAAGTTCAGGATTCATATGTTGCAAAGGCTGACAAAGAAGAACGAATATTTTGGAGACCATGTCGAAGAAATCGTCGGCATCTGCACTGAG GAttattag
- the LOC105039391 gene encoding uncharacterized protein, with protein MASLPTLTHCFLPIEPFNGRNHFRRWRESILLRLLTLDIAHVLSDRRPSSTDAAKQWDRDDALCRGHILHTLADRVFDLHVHRSTAKDLWDALQYTYGVEPNTSFRRLTRFVMVDEEPVLEQVAKFHALASEAKSQGDGLPETYLVKQLMLVLPPSWYKEPVDLLKKERDMSMDEVCWRIRQQEAFNRLVKEDEGVDKRDNAGCKALSLRKTIGKKRKAGACYNCGKSGHIARFCRQVKPTTSSPSFQSSGTAGDYSY; from the coding sequence ATGGCGTCCTTACCGACCCTGACCCACTGCTTCTTACCCATCGAGCCCTTCAACGGTAGGAACCACTTCCGCCGCTGGCGGGAGTCCATCCTCCTCCGCCTCCTCACCCTCGACATTGCCCACGTCCTCTCCGATCGCCGCCCCTCCTCCACCGACGCCGCCAAGCAGTGGGACCGCGACGACGCCCTCTGCCGTGGCCACATCCTCCACACCCTCGCCGACCGCGTCTTCGATCTCCACGTCCACCGCTCCACGGCCAAGGACCTCTGGGACGCCCTCCAGTACACCTACGGCGTCGAACCCAACACCTCCTTCCGCCGGCTTACGCGCTTCGTGATGGTCGACGAGGAGCCCGTCCTCGAGCAGGTGGCCAAGTTTCATGCCCTCGCCAGCGAAGCCAAGTCCCAGGGCGACGGATTACCCGAGACGTATCTGGTCAAGCAGTTGATGTTAGTATTGCCGCCCTCCTGGTACAAGGAACCTGTCGATCTTTTAAAAAAGGAGAGGGACATGTCCATGGACGAGGTCTGCTGGCGGATTCGACAACAGGAGGCGTTTAATAGATTGGTGAAGGAGGACGAAGGAGTTGATAAGAGGGACAATGCGGGATGTAAAGCGCTGTCCTTGAGGAAGACGATCGGGAAGAAGCGGAAGGCAGGAGCATGTTATAATTGCGGCAAGTCTGGCCACATTGCCAGGTTCTGCAGGCAGGTGAAGCCGACGACAAGCTCGCCGTCGTTTCAGTCTAGTGGAACTGCAGGAGATTATAGTTACTGA
- the LOC105039165 gene encoding protein PLASTID REDOX INSENSITIVE 2, chloroplastic isoform X1, which produces MACFNAPASLSPLLPSLPHHLPSSSLLFTRRRLSSTPPLPSRFHRSFPLISPSLPPFSSLPHSIQLLCRAAEYAEYKFPDPIPEFAEAETSKFRIHMLQRLTKKNEYFGDHVEEIVGICTEILSNFLHTEYGGPGTLLVIPFIDMADTIREKGLPGAPQAARAAVVWAQKHIDNDWKEWTRDSDSD; this is translated from the exons ATGGCGTGCTTTAATGCACCGGCTTCGTTatctcctcttctcccttctctcccCCACCACCTCCCTTCCTCATCGTTACTCTTTACCCGTCGTCGCCTATCTTCGACACCACCTCTCCCTTCAAGATTTCATCGCTCTTTCCCACTTATATCACCTTCTCTCCCACCATTCTCATCCCTACCTCATTCAATCCAACTCCTCTGCAGGGCCGCAGAATACGCCGAGTACAAATTCCCCGACCCGATTCCCGAATTCGCCGAAGCT GAGACGAGCAAGTTCAGGATTCATATGTTGCAAAGGCTGACAAAGAAGAACGAATATTTTGGAGACCATGTCGAAGAAATCGTCGGCATCTGCACTGAG ATCTTGAGCAACTTCTTGCACACAGAGTATGGTGGCCCAGGGACTCTCTTGGTAATACCCTTCATTGACATGGCTGATACGATTAGAGAAAAAGGACTTCCGGGGGCACCACAAGCTGCCCGTGCTGCGGTAGTCTGGGCCCAAAAGCATATTGACAATGACTGGAAGGAGTGGACTAGAGATAGTGACTCAGACTAA
- the LOC105039165 gene encoding protein PLASTID REDOX INSENSITIVE 2, chloroplastic isoform X3, translated as MACFNAPASLSPLLPSLPHHLPSSSLLFTRRRLSSTPPLPSRFHRSFPLISPSLPPFSSLPHSIQLLCRAAEYAEYKFPDPIPEFAEAETSKFRIHMLQRLTKKNEYFGDHVEEIVGICTEVDSAVQMLA; from the exons ATGGCGTGCTTTAATGCACCGGCTTCGTTatctcctcttctcccttctctcccCCACCACCTCCCTTCCTCATCGTTACTCTTTACCCGTCGTCGCCTATCTTCGACACCACCTCTCCCTTCAAGATTTCATCGCTCTTTCCCACTTATATCACCTTCTCTCCCACCATTCTCATCCCTACCTCATTCAATCCAACTCCTCTGCAGGGCCGCAGAATACGCCGAGTACAAATTCCCCGACCCGATTCCCGAATTCGCCGAAGCT GAGACGAGCAAGTTCAGGATTCATATGTTGCAAAGGCTGACAAAGAAGAACGAATATTTTGGAGACCATGTCGAAGAAATCGTCGGCATCTGCACTGAG GTGGACTCTGCTGTTCAGATGCTTGCCTGA
- the LOC105039165 gene encoding uncharacterized protein isoform X2 codes for MACFNAPASLSPLLPSLPHHLPSSSLLFTRRRLSSTPPLPSRFHRSFPLISPSLPPFSSLPHSIQLLCRAAEYAEYKFPDPIPEFAEAETSKFRIHMLQRLTKKNEYFGDHVEEIVGICTESMVAQGLSW; via the exons ATGGCGTGCTTTAATGCACCGGCTTCGTTatctcctcttctcccttctctcccCCACCACCTCCCTTCCTCATCGTTACTCTTTACCCGTCGTCGCCTATCTTCGACACCACCTCTCCCTTCAAGATTTCATCGCTCTTTCCCACTTATATCACCTTCTCTCCCACCATTCTCATCCCTACCTCATTCAATCCAACTCCTCTGCAGGGCCGCAGAATACGCCGAGTACAAATTCCCCGACCCGATTCCCGAATTCGCCGAAGCT GAGACGAGCAAGTTCAGGATTCATATGTTGCAAAGGCTGACAAAGAAGAACGAATATTTTGGAGACCATGTCGAAGAAATCGTCGGCATCTGCACTGAG AGTATGGTGGCCCAGGGACTCTCTTGGTAA
- the LOC105039166 gene encoding cyclin-D2-1 isoform X1: MPLPLSDDSGSCCDLLCGEDAGALAYDSPGYSTEPEFPEDSDESIAGFIEGETDYSPRFDYSDRFRSRSLDPFARQESVAWILKVHEYYRFRPLTAYLAVNYVDRFLSSHRLPQSNGWALQLLSVACLSLAAKMEETLVPSLLDLQVEGTRFIFEPRTICRMELLVLTALNWRLRSVTPFTFIDFFAYKADPTGTHARYLVSRATHIILAMIHDIDFLNHCPSSIAAAAIICAADETQDLAFVNPGRAASWCIGLTEEAISSCCQLMNRVAIEHKQRKPPMILSQLRVTTPLSMGSGVSSSSSSPPNKRRKLDDNCL; this comes from the exons ATGCCGCTACCCCTCTCCGATGACTCGGGCTCGTGCTGCGACCTCCTATGCGGGGAGGACGCGGGAGCGCTCGCCTATGACTCGCCGGGTTACTCCACCGAGCCCGAGTTCCCGGAGGACTCGGACGAGTCCATCGCCGGGTTCATAGAAGGGGAGACCGACTATTCGCCCCGCTTCGACTACTCGGACCGCTTCCGGTCCCGCTCGCTCGACCCCTTTGCTCGCCAGGAATCCGTCGCCTGGATCCTTAAG GTGCACGAGTACTACCGTTTCCGTCCACTAACGGCGTATCTTGCCGTTAACTATGTGGATCGGTTTCTCTCCTCTCACCGATTGCCG CAGTCAAATGGATGGGCATTGCAACTCTTATCAGTGGCTTGCCTCTCCCTGGCTGCAAAGATGGAGGAAACTCTGGTTCCATCCCTTTTAGACCTTCAG GTTGAGGGTACAAGGTTCATCTTTGAGCCTCGAACAATATGCCGAATGGAGCTTCTTGTCCTCACTGCATTAAACTGGAGGCTACGATCTGTGACACCTTTTACGTTTATTGATTTCTTTGCTTACAAGGCTGATCCCACTGGAACACATGCAAGATATCTGGTTTCACGTGCTACTCACATTATTTTAGCAATGATTCAtg ATATTGACTTCCTGAATCACTGCCCATCATCAATAGCTGCGGCTGCCATAATTTGTGCTGCTGATGAGACACAGGATTTGGCTTTTGTTAATCCTGGACGTGCAGCGTCCTGGTGCATTGGACTGACAGAG GAGGCAATATCTAGTTGCTGCCAGCTAATGAATCGAGTTGCCATCGAGCACAAGCAGAGAAAGCCGCCGATGATCCTCTCGCAGCTCAGGGTAACAACCCCACTTAGCATGGGTTCTGGagtctcctcttcctcttcttccccacCCAATAAAAGGAGGAAGCTGGACGACAATTGCCTATGA